The Saccharomyces eubayanus strain FM1318 chromosome XIII, whole genome shotgun sequence DNA segment NNNNNNNNNNNNNNNNNNNNNNNNNNNNNNNNNNNNNNNNNNNNNNNNNNNNNNNNNNNNNNNNNNNNNNNNNNNNNNNNNNNNNNNNNNNNNNNNNNNNNNNNNNNNNNNNNNNNNNNNNNNNNNNNNNNNNNNNNNNNNNNNNNNNNNNNNNNNNNNNNNNNNNNNNNNNNNNNNNNNNNNNNNNNNNNNNNNNNNNNNNNNNNNNNNNNNNNNNNNNNNNNNNNNNNNNNNNNNNNNNNNNNNNNNNNNNNNNNNNNNNNNNNNNNNNNNNNNNNNNNNNNNNNNNNNNNNNNNNNNNNNNNNNNNNNNNNNNNNNNNNNNNNNNNNNNNNNNNNNNNNNNNNNNNNNNNNNNNNNNNNNNNNNNNNNNNNNNNNNNNNNNNNNNNNNNNNNNNNNNNNNNNNNNNNNNNNNNNNNNNNNNNNNNNNNNNNNNNNNNNNNNNNNNNNNNNNNNNNNNNNNNNNNNNNNNNNNNNNNNNNNNNNNNNNNNNNNNNNNNNNNNNNNNNNNNNNNNNNNNNNNNNNNNNNNNNNNNNNNNNNNNNNNNNNNNNNNNNNNNNNNNNNNNNNNNNNNNNNNNNNNNNNNNNNNNNNNNNNNNNNNNNNNNNNNNNNNNNNNNNNNNNNNNNNNNNNNNNNNNNNNNNNNNNNNNNNNNNNNNNNNNNNNNNNNNNNNNNNNNNNNNNNNNNNNNNNNNNNNNNNNNNNNNNNNNNNNNNNNNNNNNNNNNNNNNNNNNNNNNNNNNNNNNNNNNNNNNNNNNNNNNNNNNNNNNNNNNNNNNNNNNNNNNNNNNNNNNNNNNNNNNNNNNNNNNNNNNNNNNNNNNNNNNNNNNNNNNNNNNNNNNNNNNNNNNNNNNNNNNNNNNNNNNNNNNNNNNNNNNNNNNNNNNNNNNNNNNNNNNNNNNNNNNNNNNNNNNNNNNNNNNNNNNNNNNNNNNNNNNNNNNNNNNNNNNNNNNNNNNNNNNNNNNNNNNNNNNNNNNNNNNNNNNNNNNNNNNNNNNNNNNNNNNNNNNNNNNNNNNNNNNNNNNNNNNNNNNNNNNNNNNNNNNNNNNNNNNNNNNNNNNNNNNNNNNNNNNNNNNNNNNNNNNNNNNNNNNNNNNNNNNNNNNNNNNNNNNNNNNNNNNNNNNNNNNNNNNNNNNNNNNNNNNNNNNNNNNNNNNNNNNNNNNNNNNNNNNNNNNNNNNNNNNNNNNNNNNNNNNNNNNNNNNNNNNNNNNNNNNNNNNNNNNNNNNNNNNNNNNNNNNNNNNNNNNNNNNNNNNNNNNNNNNNNNNNNNNNNNNNNNNNNNNNNNNNNNNNNNNNNNNNNNNNNNNNNNNNNNNNNNNNNNNNNNNNNNNNNNNNNNNNNNNNNNNNNNNNNNNNNNNNNNNNNNNNNNNNNNNNNNNNNNNNNNNNNNNNNNNNNNNNNNNNNNNNNNNNNNNNNNNNNNNNNNNNNNNNNNNNNNNNNNNNNNNNNNNNNNNNNNNNNNNNNNNNNNNNNNNNNNNNNNNNNNNNNNNNNNNNNNNNNNNNNNNNNNACCTAGATGGACGATACCTTGTTTGACACCTTCTCTGGGGTAAGTTGGTACCGGTAGAGTCGATTGGAAACTATTGAGGGTTTTAGCATTCAAGCTGGTAGCTGTTGTTTCTCCTGTTTTAGTCATTTTTGATGTTGTAcgtttattattgtttttttgtttttgttttgatgtCTCAATAGTGAATATTTagtgaaagaaaacgattATTGTCGGGTTTTGGCGACtgtttatatatgaaaTTAAGTGGAATTCAAAAGTGAACGGATTGTAAGACGGTTGGACAAATAAACCCCCctgaaacaagaaagcATCTCTTGGCTAACGTAATCTGGTAAGCTTTTTTATTGCCRAGACACATTTCTCTTGATACAACAagtagagaaaaaagaaaagaagacgTACGACTTATCCCACTCCTCCACAAGTGATACAGGAGGTTCATTGGATAGTGTCTTGGGCGCAAAGTTTAAACAGTGGCGTACCTTTGTGGGGTACacttgaacaagaaataaaagaaaagtttattCAAGATGTACTGTTATGTTATTTTGTCAGTGGATATTCCCATTGGATTACCGCCAAGGAGAGAGGCACGAGCGGTGGGGTGACGTGGGGTACATGTTTGCCTATAAACGCAACCCCCACCTGttacataatattatagGCAAATAAATTACAAGGCACACATCCCTTACTGGTCTGGTGCCTTTAGGGGGTTGACTCCGGAAGGCGCCGactgaatttttcaaaactatCTAGTAGCGGTTAGCGCTAGCATAAGGCAAAATAAGTAAGGCAAACAAGATAGAGGGCATATTAAGGCTGGCGAGCCATATATGGTTCAGTTCAGCATCTATCGGGGGCAACTTGTTGAAACCCGCTATTACAAAACCGTAAGGAGTCGCTGTGCTTAGTGAGCATGTTCCTCCTTACGAGCAAAGTGGCGTTTTTTTCGAGAGGTAGATTTTTAAAAACGGGTGGatgatttttcagttctcAAAAGTTGATTGTGATTTCGGTTAGACACTGGCGCAGAATAGTGGGATTTTCTTAATGTATGTGAATCCCACTTAGCATATGGCGTAGAGGGTCGTGATATGTGATTTTGTCAACCATTTTAGCGATCTGCTGTATTTCTTGAGCACAACCTTCAAGTACtatattactatttttAATACTACATCGAACATCATTAGGAGGCGCTATACAACTTTCTTTGTATCGATTGAGTATTTTCTAGACTACGCGGTACATATTTGAGGTATGCAGCAGTTACACATTCCCCATAATGTGAACTTAGAAACGTTTGGATGAACTTTGAATTTACCGCACCAAGTACCTACTTTAGAtgagattttgaaaaaaaataatcataCATATCTATAAAAGCTCGAAATATTatctgtttttttactgccttgaaaaaatggcaCTGAAATGCAAACAGATCACTTGTATCTgttgaaattctttaaaacaAATTCCTTTATAAACCAATCGTGAAAACGTATATCGGTTTCTGCTAATTCTGGGTGAAATGATGTGACAAGGATGTTGTCATTTTGCTTTGCAGCGACNNNNNNNNNNNNNNNNNNNNNNNNNNNNNNNNNNNNNNNNNNNNNNNNNNNNNNNNNNNNNNNNNNNNNNNNNNNNNNNNNNNNNNNNNNNNNNNNNNNNNNNNNNNNNNNNNNNNNNNNNNNNNNNNNNNNNNNNNNNNNNNNNNNNNNNNNNNNNNNNNNNNNNNNNNNNNNNNNNNNNNNNNNNNNNNNNNNNNNNNNNNNNNNNNNNNNNNNNNNNNNNNNNNNNNNNNNNNNNNNNNNNNNNNNNNNNNNNNNNNNNNNNNNNNNNNNNNNNNNNNNNNNNNNNNNNNNNNNNNNNNNNNNNNNNNNNNNNNNNNNNNNNNNNNNNNNNNNNNNNNNNNNNNNNNNNNNNNNNNNNNNNNNNNNNNNNNNNNNNNNNNNNNNNNNNNNNNNNNNNNNNNNNNNNNNNNNNNNNNNNNNNNNNNNNNNNNNNNNNNNNNNNNNNNNNNNNNNNNNNNNNNNNNNNNNNNNNNNNNNNNNNNNNNNNNNNNNNNNNNNNNNNNNNNNNNNNNNNNNNNNNNNNNNNNNNNNNNNNNNNNNNNNNNNNNNNNNNNNNNNNNNNNNNNNNNNNNNNNNNNNNNNNNNNNNNNNNNNNNNNNNNNNNNNNNNNNNNNNNNNNNNNNNNNNNNNNNNNNNNNNNNNNNNNNNNNNNNNNNNNNNNNNNNNNNNNNNNNNNNNNNNNNNNNNNNNNNNNNNNNNNNNNNNNNNNNNNNNNNNNNNNNNNNNNNNNNNNNNNNNNNNNNNNNNNNNNNNNNNNNNNNNNNNNNNNNNNNNNNNNNNNNNNNNNNNNNNNNNNNNNNNNNNNNNNNNNNNNNNNNNNNNNNNNNNNNNNNNNNNNNNNNNNNNNNNNNNNNNNNNNNNNNNNNNNNNNNNNNNNNNNNNNNNNNNNNNNNNNNNNNNNNNNNNNNNNNNNNNNNNNNNNNNNNNNNNNNNNNNNNNNNNNNNNNNNNNNNNNNNNNNNNNNNNNNNNNNNNNNNNNNNNNNNNNNNNNNNNNNNNNNNNNNNNNNNNNNNNNNNNNNNNNNNNNNNNNNNNNNNNNNNNNNNNNNNNNNNNNNNNNNNNNNNNNNNNNNNNNNNNNNNNNNNNNNNNNNNNNNNNNNNNNNNNNNNNNNNNNNNNNNNNNNNNNNNNNNNNNNNNNNNNNNNNNNNNNNNNNNNNNNNNNNNNNNNNNNNNNNNNNNNNNNNNNNNNNNNNNNNNNNNNNNNNNNNNNNNNNNNNNNNNNNNNNNNNNNNNNNNNNNNNNNNNNNNNNNNNNNNNNNNNNNNNNNNNNNNNNNNNNNNNNNNNNNNNNNNNNNNNNNNNNNNNNNNNNNNNNNNNNNNNNNNNNNNNNNNNNNNNNNNNNNNNNNNNNNNNNNNNNNNNNNNNNNNNNNNNNNNNNNNNNNNNNNNNNNNNNNNNNNNNNNNNNNNNNNNNNNNNNNNNNNNNNNNNNNNNNNNNNNNNNNNNNNNNNNNNNNNNNNNNNNNNNNNNNNNNNNNNNNNNNNNNNNNNNNNNNNNNNNNNNNNNNNNNNNNNNNNNNNNNNNNNNNNNNNNNNNNNNNNNNNNNNNNNNNNNNNNNNNNNNNNNNNNNNNNNNNNNNNNNNNNNNNNNNNNNNNNNNNNNNNNNNNNNNNNNNNNNNNNNNNNNNNNNNNNNNNNNNNNNNNNNNNNNNNNNNNNNNNNNNNNNNNNNNNNNNNNNNNNNNNNNNNNNNNNNNNNNNNNNNNNNNNNNNNNNNNNNNNNNNNNNNNNNNNNNNNNNNNNNNNNNNNNNNNNNNNNNNNNNNNNNNNNNNNNNNNNNNNNNNNNNNNNNNNNNNNNNNNNNNNNNNNNNNNNNNNNNNNNNNNNNNNNNNNNNNNNNNNNNNNNNNNNNNNNNNNNNNNNNNNNNNNNNNNNNNNNNNNNNNNNNNNNNNNNNNNNNNNNNNNNNNNNNNNNNNNNNNNNNNNNNNNNNNNNNNNNNNNNNNNNNNNNNNNNNNNNNNNNNNNNNNNNNNNNNNNNNNNNNNNNNNNNNNNNNNNNNNNNNNNNNNNNNNNNNNNNNNNNNNNNNNNNNNNNNNNNNNNNNNNNNNNNNNNNNNNNNNNNNNNNNNNNNNNNNNNNNNNNNNNNNNNNNNNNNNNNNNNNNNNNNNNNNNNNNNNNNNNNNNNNNNNNNNNNNNNNNNNNNNNNNNNNNNNNNNNNNNNNNNNNNNNNNNNNNNNNNNNNNNNNNNNNNNNNNNNNNNNNNNNNNNNNNNNNNNNNNNNNNNNNNNNNNNNNNNNNNNNNNNNNNNNNNNNNNNNNNNNNNNNNNNNNNNNNNNNNNNNNNNNNNNNNNNNNNNNNNNNNNNNNNNNNNNNNNNNNNNNNNNNNNNNNNNNNNNNNNNNNNNNNNNNNNNNNNNNNNNNNNNNNNNNNNNNNNNNNNNNNNNNNNNNNNNNNNNNNNNNNNNNNNNNNNNNNNNNNNNNNNNNNNNNNNNNNNNNNNNNNNNNNNNNNNNNNNNNNNNNNNNNNNNNNNNNNNNNNNNNNNNNNNNNNNNNNNNNNNNNNNNNNNNNNNNNNNNNNNNNNNNNNNNNNNNNNNNNNNNNNNNNNNNNNNNNNNNNNNNNNNNNNNNNNNNNNNNNNNNNNNNNNNNNNNNNNNNNNNNNNNNNNNNNNNNNNNNNNNNNNNNNNNNNNNNNNNNNNNNNNNNNNNNNNNNNNNNNNNNNNNNNNNNNNNNNNNNNNNNNNNNNNNNNNNNNNNNNNNNNNNNNNNNNNNNNNNNNNNNNNNNNNNNNNNNNNNNNNNNNNNNNNNNNNNNNNNNNNNNNNNNNNNNNNNNNNNNNNNNNNNNNNNNNNNNNNNNNNNNNNNNNNNNNNNNNNNNNNNNNNNNNNNNNNNNNNNNNNNNNNNNNNNNNNNNNNNNNNNNNNNNNNNNNNNNNNNNNNNNNNNNNNNNNNNNNNNNNNNNNNNNNNNNNNNNNNNNNNNNNNNNNNNNNNNNNNNNNNNNNNNNNNNNNNNNNNNNNNNNNNNNNNNNNNNNNNNNNNNNNNNNNNNNNNNNNNNNNNNNNNNNNNNNNNNNNNNNNNNNNNNNNNNNNNNNNNNNNNNNNNNNNNNNNNNNNNNNNNNNNNNNNNNNNNNNNNNNNNNNNNNNNNNNNNNNNNNNNNNNNNNNNNNNNNNNNNNNNNNNNNNNNNNNNNNNNNNNNNNNNNNNNNNNNNNNNNNNNNNNNNNNNNNNNNNNNNNNNNNNNNNNNNNNNNNNNNNNNNNNNNNNNNNNNNNNNNNNNNNNNNNNNNNNNNNNNNNNNNNNNNNNNNNNNNNNNNNNNNNNNNNNNNNNNNNNNNNNNNNNNNNNNNNNNNNNNNNNNNNNNNNNNNNNNNNNNNNNNNNNNNNNNNNNNNNNNNNNNNNNNNNNNNNNNNNNNNNNNNNNNNNNNNNNNNNNNNNNNNNNNNNNNNNNNNNNNNNNNNNNNNNNNNNNNNNNNNNNNNNNNNNNNNNNNNNNNNNNNNNNNNNNNNNNNNNNNNNNNNNNNNNNNNNNNNNNNNNNNNNNNNNNNNNNNNNNNNNNNNNNNNNNNNNNNNNNNNNNNNNNNNNNNNNNNNNNNNNNNNNNNNNNNNNNNNNNNNNNNNNNNNNNNNNNNNNNNNNNNNNNNNNNNNNNNNNNNNNNNNNNNNNNNNNNNNNNNNNNNNNNNNNNNNNNNNNNNNNNNNNNNNNNNNNNNNNNNNNNNNNNNNNNNNNNNNNNNNNNNNNNNNNNNNNNNNNNNNNNNNNNNNNNNNNNNNNNNNNNNNNNNNNNNNNNAATGATATATGTTTACAAATGATatgttttccaaacaatCGCTGTTTATTCtactatttttcaaagaatgaaGACAAAGAGTCGTTTATCGCTGTTTAGCGAGGCCGCTGTATATACTGGTTCAATGCAACGTTATGGAAATATTCCTGGTTGTTATAAGTAGCTCTTGAAAGCAAATAAGTTAGAGGTTTAACATCTTTCTGGTCGAGAATAAAAGTATGCCGTTATTGTATCGATTATGCATATAATCCCCCACTACGGCCAGAATGAGTTCATGTTTGATATGGAAATTGCATTGAATAAATAGTTGCTGCCAATTTGTAGCTGACAAGGTGTGCACATTGTTACGTTATAGATTACCACTAGAAGTGCCAGTGGCATTGTCTTATTTTCATGGACCTAACAAGACATCTCAGAGATTACACTGCTGAGAGGCTACATGTTTGTCAGGGCTGGCATCCTCGGAATTTAGGCTAGTTTGTATATGTCTTACCAACTATAGACTAATGAATAATGCCAATGCGGCATCTTTCTGACCACACAATTTACTATTCATGTAATGAATGTTTGGGAAGTATCGATACCGGGTTCCCACGTATGGTACAAACAAGAATCAGCGTTCCTGGTTTTCTTAATATGCGGCCGAAAGTAAACCAGGTTTACGACTTTTTCCACATTATGCGTTTCACATCCTTGGATATGTATTAGCACTCAGGAGAAAACGAAGTATGTTCTATCATGAGACTCTCTTCCGTGTTGTTGAGTTTTGTTAGCCGTGGGTGAAAGTGAGTAGAAAATAGGAAAAAGTCGtaaaaagaatgaattGTTCGCAAACTTCTGTCAAGATGCGACGGA contains these protein-coding regions:
- the SNO2 gene encoding putative pyridoxal 5'-phosphate synthase, with amino-acid sequence VAAKQNDNILVTSFHPELAETDIRFHDWFIKEFVLKNFNRYK